In the genome of Afifella aestuarii, one region contains:
- a CDS encoding M20 aminoacylase family protein, protein MGIAPDLSNDLPDIVAMRHELHRHPELGLEEEWTSAYVAEKLQALGYEVHRGLAKTGVVATLKNGTGKRAVGLRADFDALPIQEKTGLSYQSEIPDRMHACGHDGHTAMLLGAAKRLAERKNFDGTVHLIFQPAEENFGGAKMMVDEGLFELFPCDAVFALHNEPQLPFGQFALRDGPIMAAVDEARIVVTGRGGHGAHPEDTIDPIVAASSIVMTLQTIVARNTHPIDPAVVTVGSIHGGSASNIIPESVELVIGVRSFDDATRDLLEEKIRLIATRQAESFGARANVDYLRSYDATINDPAETDFLRAQAIRFAGAENVTDLARPFMGSEDFAYMLKACPGSYFFLGTGRGPDDPPLHHPFFDFNDDILATGVAFWTEFAEAFLSRA, encoded by the coding sequence ATGGGTATCGCCCCTGACCTCAGCAACGATCTGCCCGACATTGTCGCCATGCGGCATGAGCTGCATCGTCACCCTGAGCTCGGCCTCGAAGAGGAATGGACGTCCGCCTACGTCGCCGAAAAACTCCAGGCCCTCGGCTACGAGGTGCATCGCGGGCTTGCCAAGACGGGCGTCGTCGCAACGCTGAAGAACGGCACAGGCAAGCGCGCGGTCGGCCTTCGCGCCGATTTCGACGCCTTACCGATCCAGGAAAAGACCGGCCTTTCCTACCAGAGCGAAATTCCCGATCGCATGCACGCCTGCGGCCATGACGGCCACACCGCCATGCTTCTCGGCGCGGCGAAGCGGCTCGCGGAGCGAAAAAACTTCGACGGCACCGTGCATCTCATTTTCCAGCCGGCGGAGGAGAATTTCGGCGGCGCCAAGATGATGGTAGACGAAGGTCTCTTTGAGCTCTTTCCCTGCGACGCCGTCTTTGCGCTTCATAACGAGCCGCAGCTTCCGTTCGGGCAGTTCGCACTCAGAGACGGGCCGATCATGGCGGCCGTCGACGAGGCTCGGATTGTCGTCACAGGCCGCGGGGGCCATGGGGCGCATCCCGAGGACACGATCGATCCGATCGTTGCTGCCTCTTCCATCGTTATGACCCTGCAGACGATCGTCGCCCGCAACACGCATCCGATCGATCCCGCCGTCGTCACGGTCGGCTCCATCCATGGCGGCTCGGCGAGCAACATCATCCCTGAGAGCGTGGAACTCGTCATCGGCGTCCGCTCTTTCGACGATGCGACGCGCGACCTTCTGGAAGAGAAGATCCGCCTGATCGCGACGCGCCAGGCGGAGAGTTTTGGCGCGCGCGCAAACGTCGACTATCTCCGAAGCTACGACGCCACCATCAACGATCCGGCGGAAACGGACTTCCTCCGCGCCCAAGCGATCCGTTTCGCGGGTGCCGAGAATGTCACCGACCTTGCCCGTCCTTTTATGGGCTCGGAGGATTTTGCCTATATGTTGAAGGCTTGTCCGGGCAGCTATTTCTTTCTGGGGACTGGGCGCGGGCCGGATGATCCGCCGCTGCATCACCCGTTCTTCGACTTCAACGATGATATTCTGGCGACAGGCGTCGCCTTCTGGACGGAATTCGCCGAAGCCTTTCTGAGCCGGGCCTGA
- a CDS encoding ABC transporter permease: MGPLELLAFSPPGWGGVLLRALLTSLEVAAGGYLVGLLIGVGGAFGKLYGGPILRDLLEAYTTIIRAVPELVLIVLVYYAGTDLLNRLMAALGYARLDVSGMAAGIAVIGLVQGAYSTEVLRGAIKAVPAGQIETARAYGMPPFLLVRRITLPAMLPHAIPGLANLWLIATKDTALLAVVGFTELTLATRQAGGATREYMLFFCAAGLLYLMVSLVSNVVIALIERRARRGMPGFSS, encoded by the coding sequence ATGGGTCCTTTAGAACTTCTTGCTTTTTCACCTCCCGGCTGGGGCGGCGTTCTTCTGCGCGCACTCCTGACCTCGCTCGAAGTCGCTGCCGGCGGCTATCTGGTGGGGCTCCTGATCGGCGTCGGTGGCGCTTTCGGAAAGCTCTACGGCGGGCCGATCCTGCGCGATCTCCTCGAAGCCTACACGACGATTATCCGCGCCGTTCCCGAACTCGTCCTCATCGTCCTCGTCTATTACGCCGGCACCGATCTCTTGAACCGTCTGATGGCAGCGCTTGGCTATGCGCGCCTCGACGTCTCGGGCATGGCGGCCGGCATCGCCGTCATCGGCCTCGTCCAGGGCGCCTACTCGACGGAGGTGCTCCGTGGTGCCATCAAGGCCGTACCGGCCGGCCAGATCGAGACCGCGCGCGCTTACGGCATGCCGCCGTTTCTGCTCGTGCGCCGCATCACTCTGCCCGCCATGCTTCCGCACGCCATTCCGGGACTTGCCAATCTCTGGCTGATCGCCACCAAGGACACGGCCCTTCTCGCCGTCGTCGGCTTCACGGAGCTGACGCTCGCGACACGCCAGGCCGGCGGGGCAACGCGGGAGTACATGCTCTTCTTCTGCGCCGCGGGGCTGCTCTATCTGATGGTGAGCCTCGTCTCCAATGTCGTCATCGCGCTCATCGAGCGACGGGCAAGGCGCGGCATGCCTGGTTTCTCCTCATGA
- a CDS encoding ABC transporter permease gives MSGDNADAVHAMADLIDPQEKAAKRENWLKPHRIVLLLLAALMVTLMAFNMRWDWLPLYWPEMLGGLWVTLALLVSSSILGFAMAVPLGLAQVSGPAPLAWAARGFCTVIRGTPLLLQLWLLYYGLGSLFPQIPWIRGSFIWPYLREAWPYALASLTISFAGYEGEVMRGALAGVPKGELEAARAYGMSRFTVLRRIWLPRAIQRALPTLNGEIVLQLKATPLVATITVIDLYAVISDVRQDTYIIYEPLLFLAFIYLCLTGLLVAGFRHLENRIPTRGV, from the coding sequence ATGAGCGGGGACAATGCGGATGCCGTGCACGCCATGGCCGACCTCATCGACCCGCAAGAGAAGGCGGCGAAGCGCGAAAACTGGCTGAAGCCGCACCGCATCGTGCTGCTTCTGCTGGCCGCTCTCATGGTCACCCTCATGGCGTTCAATATGCGCTGGGATTGGCTGCCGCTTTATTGGCCGGAAATGCTGGGCGGATTGTGGGTAACGCTCGCCCTTCTCGTCAGCAGCAGCATCCTCGGCTTTGCGATGGCGGTGCCTCTCGGCCTCGCACAAGTCTCTGGTCCCGCTCCTTTGGCATGGGCCGCCCGCGGCTTCTGCACCGTGATCCGCGGTACGCCCCTGCTCCTACAGCTCTGGCTTCTCTATTACGGGCTCGGCTCGTTGTTTCCGCAGATCCCGTGGATCCGCGGCTCCTTCATCTGGCCTTATCTGCGCGAGGCGTGGCCCTACGCGCTCGCCTCACTCACCATCTCCTTTGCGGGTTATGAGGGCGAGGTGATGCGCGGGGCCCTTGCCGGCGTGCCGAAAGGCGAGCTCGAAGCCGCCCGCGCTTACGGCATGAGCCGCTTCACCGTGCTACGCCGTATCTGGCTGCCGCGCGCGATCCAGCGCGCTCTGCCGACCTTGAACGGCGAGATCGTCCTGCAATTGAAGGCGACGCCGCTGGTGGCGACGATCACCGTCATCGACCTTTATGCGGTCATCAGCGACGTGCGCCAGGACACCTACATCATCTACGAGCCACTTCTCTTTCTGGCTTTCATCTATCTCTGCCTGACCGGCCTCCTCGTCGCCGGCTTCCGCCATCTCGAAAATCGCATCCCCACCCGAGGAGTGTGA
- a CDS encoding ATP-binding cassette domain-containing protein has translation MPASGTTAAPSAERAEVVRVENLHKSFGSLEVLKGISFTAHEGDVIAIIGGSGSGKSTLLRCINMLEHPTAGSVSVHGETIAMKSNGDGGLMPADRRQVQRIRTRLAMVFQSFNLWQHMTLLGNVIEVPVHVLGVPRGEAVERARTLLDRVGLSDKEDVYPAFLSGGQQQRAAIARALAIQPEVMLFDEPTSALDPELVGEVLSVIRDLAHERRTMVLVTHEMSFAREVASHIIFLADGEIEEEGPPEAIFDNPKSERLQKFIGSIQ, from the coding sequence GTGCCAGCATCGGGCACGACAGCAGCGCCATCCGCGGAGCGTGCTGAAGTCGTCCGCGTCGAAAACCTGCACAAATCCTTCGGCAGCCTCGAAGTTCTGAAGGGGATTTCGTTCACGGCCCACGAAGGCGACGTGATCGCCATCATCGGCGGCTCGGGATCGGGAAAATCGACGCTTCTTCGCTGCATCAACATGCTGGAGCACCCGACTGCAGGCAGCGTCAGCGTGCACGGCGAAACCATCGCCATGAAGAGCAACGGCGATGGCGGCCTCATGCCCGCCGACCGGCGCCAGGTGCAGCGAATCCGTACGCGTCTCGCCATGGTCTTCCAGAGCTTCAATCTCTGGCAGCACATGACGCTTCTCGGCAACGTCATCGAAGTGCCTGTCCACGTTCTCGGCGTCCCCAGAGGCGAAGCCGTGGAGCGAGCCCGAACTCTCCTCGATCGCGTCGGTCTCAGCGACAAGGAAGACGTCTACCCGGCCTTTCTCTCCGGTGGTCAGCAGCAGCGTGCCGCGATCGCACGCGCGCTCGCCATTCAGCCGGAGGTGATGCTTTTCGACGAACCGACCTCGGCGCTCGATCCGGAGCTCGTCGGCGAAGTCCTGTCCGTCATTCGCGACCTCGCGCATGAGCGCCGCACGATGGTCCTCGTCACCCACGAGATGAGCTTCGCCCGTGAGGTGGCCAGTCACATCATCTTTCTTGCGGACGGCGAGATCGAAGAAGAAGGCCCGCCAGAAGCCATCTTCGACAATCCAAAATCTGAGCGTCTGCAAAAGTTCATCGGATCAATTCAATAG
- a CDS encoding transporter substrate-binding domain-containing protein, whose protein sequence is MHRILTSLAAAAAVVVLGAGAASAETKVGIAAEPYPPFTVPDAAGNWSGWEIEIMDALCEEAKLDCTIVPTAWDGIIPALTSGKIDMIIGSMSITEERLKVIDFSDKYYNTPTAIIGLKEVEIEPTNESLSGKLLGVQRSTIHENYVRKHFPDAEVKTYQTQDEANQDLVAGRLDAVQADSLALATFLESDSGKACCEMKGEVEPDKEILGPGVGVGIRQGDTELKEKLNKAIAAIRENGTYEKISEKYFDFDIYGK, encoded by the coding sequence ATGCACCGTATCCTCACAAGCCTCGCCGCAGCCGCGGCCGTCGTCGTCCTTGGAGCGGGCGCTGCCAGCGCCGAGACCAAGGTCGGCATCGCCGCCGAACCCTATCCGCCATTCACGGTTCCGGATGCCGCCGGCAATTGGTCCGGATGGGAGATCGAAATCATGGATGCGCTGTGCGAAGAGGCAAAGCTCGATTGCACCATTGTGCCGACAGCGTGGGACGGCATCATTCCGGCCCTCACCTCGGGCAAGATCGACATGATCATCGGCTCCATGTCGATCACCGAAGAGCGTCTCAAGGTGATCGATTTCAGCGACAAGTACTACAACACACCGACGGCCATCATCGGCCTCAAGGAGGTGGAGATCGAGCCCACCAATGAGAGCCTTTCGGGCAAGCTTCTCGGCGTGCAGCGCTCGACCATCCACGAAAACTACGTCCGCAAGCATTTTCCCGACGCCGAGGTGAAAACCTATCAGACGCAGGACGAGGCCAACCAGGATCTCGTGGCCGGCCGCCTCGATGCCGTCCAGGCGGATTCCCTCGCGCTCGCAACGTTCCTGGAATCCGATTCCGGCAAGGCGTGCTGCGAGATGAAGGGCGAGGTCGAGCCCGACAAGGAGATTCTCGGACCGGGCGTCGGTGTGGGCATCCGCCAAGGCGACACCGAGCTCAAGGAGAAGCTCAACAAGGCAATTGCCGCGATCCGCGAGAACGGCACTTACGAGAAGATCTCCGAGAAATATTTCGACTTCGACATCTACGGAAAGTGA
- a CDS encoding TetR family transcriptional regulator C-terminal domain-containing protein, with the protein MTRRSFRRGTQDERRHALIQATLDLIAEKGLKGITVREVAARAGVTNGLIRHYFSGKTQLIEAAYQSVMEGMTDAAKAAVADTEGDAKSRLRHFIAANLTPPVADPRALSLWATFISLIHVDPAMAAIHRAGYLQFRRELEDLIASLFAEIGREAETAQRVRLAIQINAVIDGLWVERCLAEDMFAEDELVAAGVEAVEALLGLSLAQS; encoded by the coding sequence ATGACCCGGCGAAGCTTCAGGCGTGGGACGCAGGACGAGCGGCGCCATGCCTTGATCCAGGCGACGCTCGATCTCATCGCGGAAAAGGGCCTCAAGGGGATCACCGTGCGCGAGGTCGCAGCCCGCGCCGGCGTCACCAATGGCCTCATCCGGCATTATTTCTCCGGCAAGACCCAGCTGATCGAAGCGGCCTATCAATCCGTCATGGAGGGCATGACGGACGCCGCAAAAGCCGCGGTCGCCGACACCGAGGGCGACGCGAAAAGCCGGCTGCGCCACTTCATTGCCGCCAATTTGACGCCCCCGGTCGCCGATCCGCGCGCCTTGTCGCTCTGGGCCACGTTCATCAGCCTCATCCATGTCGATCCCGCCATGGCGGCAATTCACCGGGCCGGCTATCTGCAGTTTCGCCGCGAGCTGGAGGACCTCATTGCCTCCTTGTTCGCCGAAATCGGGCGCGAAGCGGAGACTGCGCAGCGCGTGCGCCTCGCGATCCAGATCAATGCCGTCATCGATGGACTTTGGGTCGAGCGCTGCCTGGCGGAAGACATGTTCGCCGAGGACGAATTGGTCGCTGCCGGTGTCGAAGCCGTCGAGGCGCTCCTCGGTCTCAGTCTCGCTCAGTCATGA